A genomic segment from Micromonospora echinaurantiaca encodes:
- a CDS encoding type II toxin-antitoxin system VapB family antitoxin — protein sequence MIFRAVRDGRPYPEHNLTLKQWAEIPPRPLRLDQLITTKRELALDKLLAEDSTFYGDLFPHVVQWNGGLYLEDGLHRALRAALQQRNQIHARVLVLSEPVE from the coding sequence GTGATCTTCAGAGCGGTTCGGGACGGGCGTCCCTACCCGGAGCACAACCTGACGCTCAAGCAGTGGGCGGAGATCCCGCCGCGGCCGCTGCGCCTGGACCAGTTGATCACCACCAAGCGCGAGCTGGCGCTGGACAAGCTGCTCGCCGAGGACTCCACCTTCTACGGCGACCTCTTCCCGCACGTGGTGCAGTGGAACGGCGGGCTCTACCTGGAGGACGGGTTGCACCGGGCGCTGCGCGCCGCGCTGCAGCAGCGCAACCAGATCCACGCTCGGGTGCTGGTGCTCTCCGAGCCGGTGGAGTGA